A window of Vespa velutina chromosome 15, iVesVel2.1, whole genome shotgun sequence contains these coding sequences:
- the LOC124954618 gene encoding 28S ribosomal protein S27, mitochondrial-like — MNKMLKSMKFGKNAFLILRNSRIQKKLFLTEAYQCQEAWDRRLDSPILQQIKPVDLYLKLESQFNNVGKFNAIDVDIFANIIKEKLHKDELIDLLYKLRLSAEACNILESTHHAVIRFFLSHNNIDDLFEVLNDRLNYGIFPDYFCYNILMNKFIKEKDFASAAKVAGLLMLQEDSGHPISNALSVYSCHRYLENPNGWKIPEIKEDDSQEEIKIRVRYIRNPYFDDHFDLVDPLSIVGKTLVFQGKHMNNSLGRTCQLRGMILYKKYDKARELVNKWLTEVNKEIVHEEVFDLIKQDNANIPEDQVTEDLKNLQVLLDTLKNKDLHKENLLERIENEVKSAVDQYTETDISQQKETFLEWERIREVILKEQQELLDKQLRLENIKKMKEELEKKERLLTFFENEEKIELEIERKQEILKQEDEKLARKPYIVKKFKKLVEQEVYIPPNI, encoded by the exons ATGAATAAAATGttgaaatcaatgaaatttggAAAGAATGCTTTCCTAATACTTCGAAATTCAAGAAtacagaaaaaattatttcttacagAAGCATATCAGTGTCAAGAAGCATGGGATCGGAGACTCGATTCGCCTATATTGCAACAAATAAAACCTGTAGATTTGTATCTCAAACTTGAATCTCAGTTTAATAATGTTGGAAAATTTAATGCAATTGACGTTGATATTTTTGctaatattatcaaagaaaaattgcatAAGGACGAACTTATTGATTTGCTTTACAAATTAAGATTATCTGCTGAAGCGTGTAATATTTTAGAATCTACACATCATGCCGTTATACGGTTTTTTCTTagtcataataatattgatgacCTTTTTGAAGTATTAAATGACAGATTAAATTATGGTATTTTTCctgattatttttgttacaatATACTCatgaataaattcataaaagaaaaggattttgCTTCAGCAGCCAAGGTAGCAGGATTGTTGATGCTTCAAGAAGATTCAGGTCATCCAATATCCAATGCATTGTCTGTATATTCTTGTCACAGATATTTAGAAAATCCAAATGGTTGGAAAATTCctgaaattaaagaagatgattctcaagaagaaattaaaatacgtGTTCGATATATAAGGAATCCATATTTCGATGATCATTTTGATCTTGTTGATCCTTTGAGTATAGTTGGTAAAACGTTGGTATTTCAAGGAAAACACATGAATAATTCTTTAGGAAGAACTTGTCAATTAAGGGGGAtgattctatataaaaaatatgataaagcAAGAGAACTTGTGAACAAGTGGTTAACTGaagttaataaagaaattgttcATGAAGAAGTTTTTGATTTGATTAAACAAGATAATGCAAATATTCCTGAAGATCAAGTAACCGAAGATTTAAAGAATTTACAAGTTCTTTTagatacattaaaaaataaggatttacataaagaaaatttgttagaaagaatagaaaatgaagTTAAGTCTGCGGTCGATCAATACACTGAAACAGATATATCTCAACAAAAAgag aCCTTTCTTGAATGGGAGAGAATTAGAGAAGTAATATTGAAGGAACAACAGGAGTTGTTGGATAAACAAttaagattagaaaatataaagaagatgaaggaggaattagaaaagaaagagagattattaacctttttcgaaaatgaagaaaagatagaattggagatagagagaaaacaagaaatattgAAGCAGGAAGATGAGAAATTAGCGAGAAAGCCTTATAtagtaaagaaatttaaaaaattagtcGAACAAGAAGTTTATATACCGCCAAATATCTAA
- the LOC124954617 gene encoding coiled-coil domain-containing protein 22 homolog: MMEEVDNIIIHSLRQIGCGIKEEVTNLSGFDTETVVEATVKCLDTIRPGLGLHTTLPPNMAARFRLGATLAQACMDLGYKGDIGYQTFLYSSENDLRRVLMFLIEKLPKESDKTLSEPTSEIALLEKSIASVISQSFSIPWLPHFCHKKGFRNRGRASVPYASVNIEVPVSDLEEEYQNYYLHYMQPVPNQMQTQQCFLPSILSHNARAIHSQSINIRERIDWLNAQQEKMIHVSNHNQSFNRVTLKESTISKNSQLSEADVTTTDVTTADVIQQEFISKKEEIQDLQVEKIKEECENFKHDIDSLQEEIKKLTVKATQVSMTYQNEEKALKINEEQKKLKARAYDLYQDGEQNIRKLEATIEAITNELLHLANQWEKYRISLIQDYREEREKHSTKASVSQKKQDEIKLLKEKEKELKEEHRNKKQLFSQLVVEVQKLPKEVNRSAYTQRILEIINNVRKQRDEINKVLADTREIQKEINTLTGRLERSFTVVDELIFRDARTNEASRKAYKLLATLHSDCSELVSLFEETGATIREIRDLEEQIDTESAKNVGANLERITADLKQMKQETAALTAQLQSRSS, encoded by the exons ATGATGGAGGAggtagataatataattattcattcgttACGTCAAATAGGCTG tggtataaaagaagaagtaacaAATTTAAGCGGTTTTGACACAGAGACTGTAGTAGAAGCAACGGTAAAATGCTTAGATACTATAAGGCCAGGACTTGGATTGCATACTACTTTGCCACCAAACATGGCTGCACGTTTTCGTTTAGGCGCAACACTAGCACAAGCATGCATG GACCTTGGATACAAAGGTGATATTGGTTATCAGACATTTCTCTATAGTTCGGAAAATGATTTAAGAAGGGTTTTAATGtttttgattgaaaaattaccTAAGGAAAGTGATAAGACTTTAAGCGAACCAACCAGTGAAATCGCTTTGCTAGAAAAATCTATAGCATCGGTTATATCACAAAGTTTTTCAATACCATGGTTACCACATTTTTGCCACAAAAAGGGATTCAGAAACAGAGGAAGGGCAAGTGTACCTTATGCATCTGTAAATATAGAAGTACCAGTATCTGATTTAGAAGAag agtATCAGAATTACTATTTACATTATATGCAGCCAGTGCCTAATCAAATGCAAACTCAACAATGTTTTCTACCTTCTATTCTTTCGCACAATGCAAGAGCAATTCATTCgcaatcgataaatattagaGAACGTATTGACTGGTTAAATGCCcaacaagaaaaaatgatacatGTATCAAATCACAATCAATCATTTAACAGAGTTACTCTAAAAGAATCAACAATATCTaag AATTCTCAATTGAGTGAGGCTGATGTTACAACAACAGATGTTACAACAGCTGATGTTATTCAAcaagaatttatttctaagaaagaagagatacaAGACTTGCaagttgaaaaaataaaagaagaatgtgaaaattttaaacatgATATAGATAGTTtacaagaagaaattaaaaagttaacAGTAAAAGCAACTCAAGTATCTATGACTTATCAAAATGAGGAAAAggcattaaaaattaatgaagaacaaaagaaacttAAAGCAAGAGCTTATGATTTATATCAAGATGGAGAACAAAATATACGTAAGCTGGAAGCTACTATTGAAGCTATCacaaatgaattattacatttagCTAATCAATGGGAAAAGTATAGAATATCATTAATTCAAGATtatcgagaagaaagagagaaacattcTACAAAAGCA aGCGTAAGCCAAAAGAAGCAGGATGAAATCAAATTactcaaagaaaaagagaaagaacttaAAGAAGAACATAGGAACAAAAAGCAATTGTTCTCGCAATTAGTGGTAGAAGTACAGAAACTTCCGAAAGAAGTTAACAGATCGGCATACACTCAACgaattttagaaataataaataatgtcagAAAACAGAGAGACGAGATTAATAAAGTTTTGGCAGATACTCGtgaaattcaaaaagaaattaatactcTTACTGGACGCTTAGAAAGATCATTCACAGTAGTAGATGAATTGATATTCAGAGATGCAAGGACGAACGAAGCCTCTAGGAAAGCGTACAAATTATTGGCGACATTACATTCTGATTGTAGCGAACTTGTAAGTTTGTTCGAAGAAACAGGTGCTACAATACGTGAAATAAGAGATTTGGAAGAACAG atCGACACAGAATCTGCTAAGAATGTTGGTGCAAACCTGGAAAGAATAACTGCTGATTTAAAACAAATGAAGCAAGAAACAGCTGCATTAACTGCACAACTCCAAAGTCGAAGTTCATGA